The following proteins are encoded in a genomic region of Bradyrhizobium sp. SK17:
- a CDS encoding SDR family oxidoreductase, which yields MTAKPLVAVTGASSGIGEATARAFSEAGHPVLLMARRIERLDAMRLPSSICRKVDVRDRAALTAAVRDAEAEFGPVDMMFANAGIARLGDIGNQDPADWDEMIAINVNGVMNSVHAVMAGMMARRHGTLVMMSSIAGRKVYPDHTVYCGTKFFVHGVSESLREYLSGYDVRVLVVSPGIIETEVLDGVRDPDTLANYKANKAAIGGGIGAEHVAKLILDAYNLPQNALVQEICITPTRQKY from the coding sequence ATGACTGCAAAGCCGCTCGTCGCCGTGACCGGTGCCAGTTCCGGCATCGGAGAAGCCACCGCCCGCGCCTTTTCTGAGGCCGGCCATCCCGTCCTGCTGATGGCACGCCGGATCGAACGGCTGGATGCCATGCGCCTGCCCAGTTCGATCTGCCGCAAGGTCGATGTGCGCGATCGCGCCGCGCTGACCGCCGCCGTGCGGGACGCCGAGGCAGAGTTCGGCCCGGTCGACATGATGTTCGCCAATGCCGGCATTGCCAGGCTCGGGGACATCGGCAACCAGGATCCGGCCGACTGGGATGAGATGATAGCGATCAACGTCAACGGCGTCATGAACAGCGTGCATGCCGTGATGGCGGGCATGATGGCGCGCCGCCACGGCACGCTCGTGATGATGAGCTCGATCGCGGGGCGAAAGGTCTATCCCGACCACACGGTCTATTGCGGTACCAAATTCTTCGTGCACGGGGTCTCCGAGAGTCTCCGTGAATATCTGTCCGGCTACGACGTCCGGGTTCTCGTCGTTTCGCCCGGCATCATCGAGACCGAGGTGCTGGACGGCGTGAGGGATCCGGACACGCTCGCGAACTACAAGGCGAACAAGGCAGCGATCGGCGGCGGCATCGGGGCGGAGCACGTCGCGAAGCTGATCCTCGACGCCTACAACCTGCCGCAAAACGCGCTGGTGCAGGAGATCTGCATCACGCCGACCCGACAGAAATACTAA
- a CDS encoding class II aldolase/adducin family protein — MTDTELQLREAIIAKCRWMNATGLNQGTSGNISARHGNTMLISPSATPYDSLTPDMIAAMPIDGEYGSWKGPLKPSTEWRFHLDIMKARPDVGGIVHTHSTYATVLAIARKEIPACHYMMAAFGGMNVRLADYARFGTAELSEYALAALEGRTACLLANHGMIATGASLDKAMWLAVELETIARQYYLTLAIGGPVLLNEAQIGETAAAFGSYGVQDPPVGNLQA; from the coding sequence ATGACCGACACCGAACTTCAGCTGCGCGAGGCGATCATCGCGAAGTGCCGCTGGATGAATGCAACCGGGCTGAACCAGGGAACGTCCGGCAACATTTCGGCACGCCATGGCAACACCATGCTGATCTCGCCGTCCGCGACGCCATACGATTCCCTTACCCCCGACATGATCGCCGCGATGCCGATCGACGGCGAATACGGATCGTGGAAGGGGCCGCTCAAGCCCTCCACCGAATGGCGCTTCCATCTCGACATCATGAAGGCCCGGCCGGATGTTGGCGGGATTGTGCACACCCATTCGACCTACGCCACCGTGCTGGCGATCGCGCGCAAGGAGATTCCGGCGTGCCACTACATGATGGCGGCGTTCGGCGGCATGAACGTCCGTCTCGCCGATTATGCGAGGTTCGGCACGGCGGAGCTGTCCGAGTATGCGCTCGCCGCGCTCGAAGGCCGCACGGCCTGCCTGCTCGCCAATCACGGAATGATCGCCACGGGTGCGTCGCTCGACAAGGCGATGTGGCTCGCCGTCGAGCTCGAGACGATCGCCCGGCAATATTATCTGACGCTGGCAATCGGTGGGCCGGTGCTGTTGAACGAAGCCCAGATCGGCGAGACTGCCGCCGCCTTCGGCAGTTACGGCGTGCAGGATCCACCAGTCGGAAATTTACAGGCATAG